A window of Pedococcus badiiscoriae genomic DNA:
GGCAGCACCGCCATCCGGGCGGTCGCCTCGGTCTGCCCGTACATGACGAACAGGTCCCAGCCGCCCTCCCGTCCGAGCGCGGCATACCGCTGGACCGTCTCGGGGGCGAGCCGTCCGCCGGCCTGCGTGACCATCCGCAGCGAGGGGTGGACGCGGTCCGCGAACCCACTGCGGTCCAGCAGGTCGAAGCTGTGCGGGACCCCCGCCAACGTCGTGGCCCCGACCTCGTCGAACAGGCTCCAGAAGCAGGGGTCGACGACCGAGAGGTCGGTCAGCACGACGGCGGCTCCGGCAGCCAGGTGGCTGTGCACGACGGACAGGCCGTAGCAGTAGTGCAGGGGGAGGCTGGTGACGGCGCGGTCGCTCGGGCGCACGCCCAGCGCCTCGCTGATCGCGGCCGCGTTGCTGTCGAGGTTCTCGTGCGAGAGCCGGACCAGCTTGGGGGAGCCGGTCGACCCGCTCGTGGTGAGGAGCAGGGCCAGGTCGGCGTGCATGTCGTGCGCCGCGGCTGGGCGACGAGCGGCCACCTGCCACCCGGCGTCGCCCCGGCCCGCGACGACATCGGGGTCGTAGGCCTCGATCAGCCGGTCGAGGTGCTGCAGGCGGTCGCCGGGAGCCAGCAGTGGGACATGGCCCGCGTGCAGCGCGCCCAGGTAGGTGACCAGGGCGTCGACCGAGTTCTCCGCGGCGATGAGGACCAGCCGCCGTCCGCCACGGGAGCCCAACCGGGCCCCGGCCGCGGCGACGAGGGCGGCCAGGGCGGCATACGTCAGGGTCGTGTCGCGGGAGAGCACCACAGCGGTCGCGTCGCCCCGGTCGGCCAGCGTGGCCACGAAGTCCACGCGGTGGCGCTGGGGGGAGGTGAGCAGACCGGCGGACACGCGGGGATCGTATTAGGTAAGCCTTACCAAACTCAAGTGCGGCTCGTCGGTCAGCGTCGCGCGGCTGTCCGGTCCGCCCAGCGGCCCAGGCCCTGCACGGTGAACCGGAACACCTCCACGGCGCAGCGCCAGCCCACGAGGAACAACCCCAGGGCCACGAGGGTGACCACGCCGAAGGTCCAGGCGAAGCCTCCGCCGGTGGCCACCCGCAGCACCAGGCCCAGGACAGCCGTGACCAGCCAGACCGTGCTGGACCCGGGCATCCGGACCGGCCACCCCGAACGACGCCGGGCGAGCGCCCACCCGACGACCAGCGCGACGACGAACGGCCACGCGACGCCCAGCACGCCGGCGACGGTGACGCCCTCCACGTGGCTGATCCGTCCGACGGTGGCGAAGAGGAGGACGAACGCCAGGTCGACGACGAACGCAGCTCCGACAGCCAGCTCAGACCTCACGCATTGACCCGGTCGAACAGGGAGGCCTGGGGCGGCGCGTGGGTCGGGTCGACACCGTCGAAGAGGCTGCTGACCGACTCGCCGGCGTGGATGCGCTTGATCGCCTCGGCGAACAGCTGCGCCACCGAGCGGACCCGCAGCTCGGGCCAGCGACCGGGCGCGGGCACCGTGTCGGTGGTGATGACCTCACCGATCATCGGGTGGTCCCGCAGGCGTTCGACGGCTTTGCCGGCGAAGAGACCGTGGGTGCAGGCGACGTCGGCCCGCGGGCAGCCCAGGTCGGCGAGCCGGTCCAGCAGCTCGAGGATCGAGCCGCCGGTGGCGATCTCGTCGTCGAGGATGATCGCGCGCTTGCCCGTCACGTCACCGACGATCGAGTCGATGATGACCCTGTCGTCCGCGAGGCGCTGCTTCGAGCCGGCCGCCACGGGCAGCCCGAGCAGCCGCGCGAACTGGGTGGCCGTCTTGGCGTTGCCGAGGTCGGGGGAGACCACCACGGAGTTCTCCAGGTCGGCTCCGCGGAAGTGGTCGGCCAGCACGCCGATGGCGGTCAGGTGATCCACCGGGACCGAGAAGAACCCGTGCACCTGGGGCGCGTGCAGGGTCATCGTGAGCACCCGGTCGACCCCGGCCGCGACCAGCATGTCGGCCACCAGGCGACCTCCGAGGGAGATCCGGGACGCGTCCTTCTTGTCGGAGCGGGCGTAGGCGTAGTGCGGGATGACCGCGGTGATCTGGGCGGCTGATGCTCCCCGGGCGGCGTCGACCATCAGCAGCAGCTCCATCAGGTGCTCCTGGGTGGGAGGCACGAGCGGCTGCACGATGTAGACGTCGCGCTGACGGCAGTTCGCGAGCAGCTGGGCCTGGAGGCAGTCGTTGCTGAACCGCTTGATCTCGGCCGGTGACAGGTCCACCCCGAGGGCGTCGCAGATGCGCTCGGCCAAGCCGCGGTGGGCGCTACCGCTGAAGACCACGATGTCGCGCAATCGCACTCCTGGGGGATGGGTGTCCGGCAATCAGGTCTGCACCGAGCGTAACCCGCCTGCCCCCGCCGTGGCGCGGCCAGTCGGCATCCGGATGCGCGTGCGGACGGCTGCGGACACGGTCTGACGCCTCTCACCTAGGGTGAGTCCATGAGCGTGAGCCACGCATGACGGTCCGCAGGGTGATGGGGATCGAGACCGAGTACGGCATCTCGGTGCCCGGCGACCCGGCCGCCAACCCGATGATCCTGTCGGGGCAGGTGGTCAACGCGTACGCCTCGGCCCAGGGGATCAGGGCCGCGCACGCCTCGTGGGACTACGCGGACGAGGCCCCGCTGCGTGACGCGCGGGGGTTCGAGATGGGACGCGGGGTCGCCGACCCGAGCCAGCTCACCGACGAGGAGGACCCGACCCTCGCCAACGTGGTGCTGACCAACGGGGCCCGGCTCTACGTCGACCACGCGCACCCGGAGTACTCCTCACCCGAGGTGACCTCGCCCCGGGCCGCGGTGGCCTTCGACCGGGCCGGTGAGGCGATCATGGCCGAGTCGGTGCGCCGCCTCTCCCAGGTGCCGCCCGGGGTGAACCTCTACAAGAACAACACCGACGGCAAGGGCCAGTCCTACGGGACCCACGAGAACTACCTCATGCGCCGCGAGACGCCGTTCACCGACATCGTCCGCCACCTCGTGCCGTTCTTCGTGGCCCGGCAGGTCATCACCGGGTCCGGCAGGGTGGGCATCGGCCAGGACTCCCGCACGGCGGGCTACCAGCTCAGCCAGCGCAGTGACTTCTTCGAGGTCGAGGTGGGGTTGGAGACGACCCTCAAGCGCCCGATCATCAACACCCGGGACGAGCCGCACGCCGTGGCGGACCTCTACCGGCGCCTGCACGTCATCATCGGGGACGCCAACCACTGCGACGTCGCCAACCTGCTCAAGCTCGGCACGACCTCGCTGGTCCTCGCGATGATCGAGGACCGTGCCATCGACGTCGACCTCACGGTGGCCCGGCCCGTCGCGACCCTGCAGGCGGTCAGCCACGACCCGACGTGCACCGCGCTGGTCGAGCTGCGCGA
This region includes:
- a CDS encoding ribose-phosphate diphosphokinase — its product is MRDIVVFSGSAHRGLAERICDALGVDLSPAEIKRFSNDCLQAQLLANCRQRDVYIVQPLVPPTQEHLMELLLMVDAARGASAAQITAVIPHYAYARSDKKDASRISLGGRLVADMLVAAGVDRVLTMTLHAPQVHGFFSVPVDHLTAIGVLADHFRGADLENSVVVSPDLGNAKTATQFARLLGLPVAAGSKQRLADDRVIIDSIVGDVTGKRAIILDDEIATGGSILELLDRLADLGCPRADVACTHGLFAGKAVERLRDHPMIGEVITTDTVPAPGRWPELRVRSVAQLFAEAIKRIHAGESVSSLFDGVDPTHAPPQASLFDRVNA
- a CDS encoding DUF3054 family protein, translating into MRSELAVGAAFVVDLAFVLLFATVGRISHVEGVTVAGVLGVAWPFVVALVVGWALARRRSGWPVRMPGSSTVWLVTAVLGLVLRVATGGGFAWTFGVVTLVALGLFLVGWRCAVEVFRFTVQGLGRWADRTAARR
- the dop gene encoding depupylase/deamidase Dop, with translation MTVRRVMGIETEYGISVPGDPAANPMILSGQVVNAYASAQGIRAAHASWDYADEAPLRDARGFEMGRGVADPSQLTDEEDPTLANVVLTNGARLYVDHAHPEYSSPEVTSPRAAVAFDRAGEAIMAESVRRLSQVPPGVNLYKNNTDGKGQSYGTHENYLMRRETPFTDIVRHLVPFFVARQVITGSGRVGIGQDSRTAGYQLSQRSDFFEVEVGLETTLKRPIINTRDEPHAVADLYRRLHVIIGDANHCDVANLLKLGTTSLVLAMIEDRAIDVDLTVARPVATLQAVSHDPTCTALVELRDGTKLTAVQLLWRYHGLAERYLRARYAGELDDDTAEVMRWWATILDRLERDPREASRELDWVAKQQVLQGYIDRDGLDWSDPRLRAIDIQWSDVRPDKGIFHKLRAAGRFEQLVTEEAVLEAVHEPPADTRAYFRGKCLAKYPDQIAAASWDSVIFDIPGQTSLQRVPMLEPLRGTKATVGPLLDRSPDAATLLRELASASG